GGGGGAGAAGAGAGCGGGATGAGAGGGAAAGCAAGTGGGGGACAAATGGATGGATGTAGAACTACAGTGGAAACGATGTAGGTGAGAAGTGGGAGTGGCAGAGTGGCTGTAATTGGGGGGGATGGAGTTGAGCAATTGGGGGACATAAATGAAATGATGGGGAACTAAAGTGGGAACAATGTGTGTGAAAAGAGTAAGAAGTTGGATAGCGGCTGTAGTTGAGAAACAAGATCCTAGAATATAGTTGATATGCCGTAATACTAATTTGAGTATATGGATTTAATGGGTGAATATATTGGGTTGTAAACATAGTTATTCGTTGGGTTATTTGGATTAATATTTTATGTAGTTTTAAGATTATAAATGTACAAACATATACATGTATATGATAcatttatatatatgtgtatgtatatatatttttatgtCGTGTaccaaaattgaaaattcatatccAACAGGAAATATAATCATGCATTTTGAGTTTTGTATACCAAAAATCAAAACCCAGTAAATTTCGTAGTGTGTTCGTGTCGTTTTGTAACTATATATGTATTACCCATACACACATAAAAGTTCCCTTTTATATCTACTTCCAAATCTCCAAACAATTTACTTATTCTTATATTAGAATTCTATTAGGATTGCAATTTATTAATTGCATAGAAAATGAATAAAGGTACAAAGTTtgtaaattttagaaaatatattATCTATGTGTGAAAGTGGTTATATGGTTTATGTTCATATGTAAGATATAGGGCGCCGTGTTGCGCTTAGTGGTAAGAGAGTAGGGACAAAATGGATAAAGTTTGTTGTATGGACCGTTTGTAACTGTTTCTTGTGTCATTCTGCGGATTCGGTTTGTACGGCAAGATTCAGTTTGGGAATAAACAGATGGTGTACCAACTTCCTAGATATGTATATATAATGAAGTGAAGATATTGTAATATTCTGGACTGGGGAACTATACCTTGAATGCTAATTTTGTTCcattttataatattattaatctGCCTCCAATCAGTCGCCTTGTTATTTCCGTTAGCTGCTTACTATCAGTTTAGGTCTAGATTTTAATCTTAATGTTATATTCTCACGGGGTCTTTTATATGATTGTATTCAATAAACCAAACCCACGTCTAAATAGGTGGTTATCCTAAAATTATACCCTTCAGGCATAAATAcagaaataattatattattgTTATAGTTACTCTTATCATCATGGTAGTTATTACGTTGCCCTTAACGATTGTAACAAAATATTATTATATCAGGTTGCTAGTACACATAAAGATATAAATGCATATCTTATTAGGTATTGCTGTTAATTACTTGTAGAATTATGTATACAGTCTTTGATAAGTGGGTGTATGGTTAAACTAATTTTCCACTTTTAAGTTGATTTTTTTTACCAAAACACCCTGCTCTGATGCTGCTTTGAAGCTACTGACTGCTAATAACTAGGTACAATTTATTATTAAGAAGAGATGATTTCTGTGATTAAAATAAGCCATGCATTGTATAGTATGAAGCAGATTGTGGTATggtttttttattttcttttcagTGAGGGAGACTGAGAGGCAGGCAACAGACATAAAAATAGAAGTAGCAAGCCCGTGAAGTTctgttttttttttattaatttttttaattttttctgtTTGGTAATGAATAGGGTCTAGGTTGGTTATCCCTTGAAGTAAACAAGATTCTTGACTTGATAACTATGGCAGTTATTATGTTCGAGTCCTCAATCCTCATTGTCATATTTGCTATGTATTTTTCTTACCGGTTTATTGAACATAAATTGTTGTAGGATGCACGGCGGAATCATATCAACCATCGGGTTCTGGGAGTTCAGATCAGAGTGGTTGTTCTTCACGAAAGAAACCGAGAATGGAAAAGTTTGGTGGAGCGTTTTTTGATCTAAACTTGCCTGCAGAAGTCATGGAAGGAAATTGAGTTGAATTAGAGTAGTTGCTTCTTTGAACACTAAGAGAAAATCTCTTCTTGTTACACTGAGCATAAATTGACAAATGTTTCCCCTTTTGAGATTAAAAAGGCTAGAGATTCTGTGTTTCTGAAATTTGTCTTTTCTTTGTAAGTTAATGTATCGTACatagctatttatatttatgggtGCCAAATTTGTACATTATCTTAGCAGATACCGAGGCTTGCCATACGTCTCTAATATAAGAACTGATGACTGACTTTGGAACCATCGGATGTATATGCAAGTTTTGTTTGAATTTGGCTAACTGTTGCCCACATAAAATGGTATTTGCATTTAAACTTCTATGCCAATTTCGTGGATAATTAGTATCAAGGAGATATGTTATTTGTCGAGCAGACTAGTATGGCTTTGCAGCCACCTCGGCTTTATGACTGGAACAGGTTTTATTCTAGATTCTGTACCACTTGTGCACCCCAAAATAGACGTCTTTGATGGCACATTATGTTTGTGAGATAATGTAGGAACCTCCGATGTAGGAACGTGGGGTTGTCTTATAGGGTGGTGTCTTGGCCGTGTTTTTATTAGGGTTTAAATGTGAGATATGTGCTATGTTTGGTTTGATTGTTACGTTTTAAGCTTTCAGTTTATTTTCATGTTTAATTGATGCTATGTTCAAATTATTAAGTTTTCGAGATTTTCTAGCAGACAAAGACATGAGAAGAAGAGCCTGGTACTGGTTTTCCCAGGTATGGAGATGCCCTTTTTGTTCTTATCATTACCATTGACTATCTTAATAAGAACACCTTTGGAAAGTTCGCTCTCCTGTTTTTTCTGGGTTTCCTTCAGCTCCTCAAGATTCACACACATTATTATATACGTCTGTCTGATGATGTTCGTAAAACTAGGTAATAAGATTCGCGCTTAGTTTATAATTAACAATGTGATTATAAAACTAATGTCTTCTGAAGCTTCCCTAGTAGTCACAGAAACAAAGGTTCCAAAGACAAAAAGAGATTTTGGTCATAAATCTCTTACTTCTATATTATAATGTTCAAATTTTATTTATATCGATAGAAGAAAGTACGACCTTGCTTGAACAGGATCCGTTCTACAGGCTCGTATTTATGATCTAGTCGTATTTCCCTCTCCGTTTATCGGACATTTAACTTTAACCGGATGTTGAGTAACTTTATTCGATTTTTTTCCAGCTCACTTGTTACCGGAAGTCTAAAACGGTGAAACCAATTATCTCTTGGTATGCCGGTATTTCCCTCCCTCCATTTAGAGGATGTTTATCTGAATATTGTAACTTTTTCTTGCACTGAAGAATCTTTTCATACAATGGTTGAACTTGAACTTGCATGATAAAGAATCTTTATATACAGAACTGCAAATAGATGCCTGGCAAGTTGAACAGGCTAGCTAGGCAACATTGTTTACATCCAAGAGATGAAGCAAAGCTACAAAGTCAAATAACTCTGATCAACTAACATACATTACTATTCATGGCACTTCATCCCAAACTATTGTTTGTTTGAAATTTATAAATTGAAGCAATATGATGGATTCAAACATGTTTCTATTTGACCTTCCAATGCATTGTTTTTAGAGATTTAAGCATCTCCTTTTTGTCCAACTctttactccctccgtcccaatttatctgtccaGTTTGACTTTTGCACGTAATTTAAGGTGCATTGACCGCATAGTTTCGTTGATTatctttcaatttttttttgtgaataaatattcaaatcttaaatttttattcaaaaaaaaaaattgaaaaataatcaACAGAACTATGCGGTCAATGAACCTTAAACTACGTGTAAAAGTCAAACtggacagataaattgggacgaaGGGAGTATAATATTGCTAATGCATGATCCTAATGGCTTTGAAGTTGGTAATCTTTTGTTTAACTTCCCCTTTAAACAAGGTGATCAAGAAACTTCAAGCTTTAAATTGGTCTGCAAGCATGTCTGTCAGTTTCTTCATTAATGTAAATTTTACTAATCGATAATCGATTGTTTTATCTAGATATCGGTAGATGAAAACGAGATGGTTACGATCTTCGATTATTTGGACGATACCATGTTGACAAATTTGAACAGTTTCTTCTTATACTATGAGAAACTTGTTGCAGATATTAGCCAAAATTTTAATGCTCTTTGATCTAGCTACCTAAACTTCGTCTCAGGATATGCAATTTTGAATTCATAGTCTAATGTATCGTTTATTCAGATCCGACAATTTGGTATACGACACGAAATGACGCGGAAATTTAGTATTTACGTGTGCATTCAGAGTACATGAAACGAAAGTAAACAAGGTCGTCTACAAACGTATGCTTTATATAATTTAGCAATTTTTTGCGTATATTTCAGCATGATGTCATAACAATAATAGTCTCTCAAAGACTTgcttttttagaaaaaaaaatatgttTATAAGTTTGGTAATACTTGATAGGGAACTTCTCCGCAGCCATCATTGGATGGGATATAACAGCCGTAATGTTTCATTGCAAACATTGCGGCAGCTCTCACCTGCCGCACTGAAACATTGCGGTTGTTGTATCCCATCAAACGTTGGCTTCTCAAAATTTCCCTACTTAATAATTGATAGTGTGATTCTTTAGCACTTTTCCTGATAAGATGTTATTGTGTTTTGTCTTTCTTTCTTCAGTAAACCTGGAAcataaagaaaaaaaaattgcTGAACTTTTCTCAGTGCATGGCTGTGGGTGCAGAACTGTAGATCCATTACACAAAATGGGCCCTAAATCTAATGCCAAATCTTCAACTAAGAAACTGGGATTGAAACAAGTATAGGCCTACCAAATAAGTCATTTCATAGCAAGCAAAAACTTTCTTTTAGCTTTTCTTTTGACCTTCACCTTTCAGCCCTTTTGAGGTTTGCTAATGCTTTTCCAAGTTTTTATTCTCTTGTATGTGCAATCCTTTATAATCCTCCTCTTTTTCACATTACTATTTGCACTTTCAGTAGTAAAGGACAAGCAAGATTTGATAAAAACACTTTAATTTTCAGTCATTGttgtttaattaataaaatataatttgaaCCATAATGAAGACTAAGGACATGTGATCATGAAACCTAAATATAATTAACTAGTACTATCTTGTCAATGATTAACAAACCATCATTGGCCTAGGAAGAGGGTGAGCGGTTGCGGGAACATGTATGCGTACGTATTTAAATTTACGTGTTCGgtttaaaaatttaaaatctaAGACTAAAGAAGGGGATTACTGTGTGATTGTGACAGTATAAGACAGCCAAGGTCCCATGACTTGATAATTTGATATACACAAACCAAATCCATCCACTCTGCTTCTTGTTTTTTACTTATCATTGAAAAACAATTTAACTTATACAAACAAGCTAGAGAAAATGTTGCACTACTATTTAAGTGATAGTAAACATTAAATGCCCAACAATCTACTTGACTTTTTCATATACCTAAAGTTCCATACTTCTTCTTTTCATGCACAAAAAAAGCCATACAAAGATGACATTACTTTCTTACATAAGTGACCATTCATAAAATAGTCTGCCCTACCTCAAGCACACCTCCAAATTTCATCAGtgtgtctgtgtgtgtgtgtgtgtgtgttagaATCAAGAGTTTCAGAAAGTAATGATTTGAGATAAAAAACAGCAGATTTGAAGCAGCTTTCTGAGTATATATGTAAGTGACTACATCTTTGTTAAGTACACTGTTCATCAAGAACTGAGGAAGCAGGTTTATTGTTGTTACTAGATTAATGTTTCTTGGATTCTTCTTATTTTCTGCTATAGTTTCTGTTTGGCACTTGTCATTTTCTGTTGGATATACTTAGAAGCATTTAATAGTGTGTTGCAGTGATAATTTTTTCAAGTAAGTAGGGCCCAGAGATGCTGTGACCACCTCTAGTACTTCAGTGCATGCTCCTATTTTTTAGCTGCTGAAGTCTACACTCAAGGTTTACTTCAGAACAGAGGTGGTTATGTATTTTCCAACTTACTGTTTGTCATAAATTAAACATTCTGAAGTTGATAAACTTTGATATCAGTGATTTATGACTGAACTGAGATATTTCTAGTAAATGGTTTTAATATTCATTATTAAAAAGTCGTAGTCAGTGCACAAGACTCATACGTCAGCTACATCCGTGAAAAGTCCTAGTATACGCATCCTTGCTCTCGAGACCTAGTGGTTAAAAGTAGACACTTGACGATTGAACTTTGAGCGAGAGTAGAAAGATAAAGGTATTATATATGTACACCATGTTCAAGTTTTAAAGTTTGGCTCTTCATGGTGACAGTGATTTCAACAACAAAACAATGGAAGAGGATAAGCTAAATGTCATCTTCAAAGCTTCTGGTTATCCTCATTTGGTGAGTACTCATCCCTTTCTTTTATTTTTGTGTGGTGATTCTATCAAATTCTGGATATTCTTTAAGTTTGTCTGTTCTTTATTATGTCTTTTTAGTTTTTATCCTCTAGTGAATAACTTATCTATGTAGGTGCTATTCAGCTGTTATCACTTAGCTTCAGTGTCtacatttatttatttgtttcttacattatatatttttttcattttagCCAATGGGAGAGATTAGGAGCTGTAATGAGGCCAGAAAGAGGCACTTTCAAAGTATTGATGCCCAAAATCCTCTAGTGGAAAAGGTATATATGCATATTAATCCTGTATATTTGTATACTTAATTGAAGACTGCAGCTGCAGCTTAAAGTTTTAATTGGTATTAACAGACTTAAAGATAGCGCTATTTAAATTTCTTTGTTATCGATGAACTGACTTGCATAATCATAGCAAGAACCGCATCTTTTGAACTACAAAATTTTTAGCATTCTTGCAAGAGATATTCTTGAGTTCAATATTTTAGTCATATCAAGTATAACTTATATGGTTGGTTCTGCTTAAAATCAGCCTGCTGAAGATATAATAAAGGAAATCGCTATTTTGGAAATGGAAGTTAAGAATTTGGAGAAGTATCTTCTTTCGAAGTACAGGAAAACCTTTGAGAAAACTGCATCATCCTATACTTCAATGGATACCATGTCAAAAACAACTGCAGACACTCTGGACGGTTCTACAGAACATATTGTAAAGGAGAGTTCTGTGTTAGATTCAATGACTTCGCGGCTTCCCCAAGCTGTAATAAAGAATCCAGCCAACAATTGCAGTGGCATCTTGAGAGTGCAGCCACTGTTAGATTCTAGCATTCAGTACCGTAGCCACTCATCCCTATCTCAGTCTGCAGCTTGCACTTATAGAATTTCTCCTCCTAGAGCAACGAATGCTGAAGCGATGCACTCATTCCACTCGTTGCCATTGTCGATGCTAGAGGTAGTTTTTGTCTATAAAAGCTGTCAAATGTATGTTTTTTTAAAGCTTGATCAATCGTGCTTGACACTGACAAATTTAAATTTCTCATCATTATTCACCAGCGTGTTCAAGATTCTTCTAGTGTTAGTCTTGCAGAGCATCTTGCGACAGTTAAGTCTTTTGATCATGTTAGGGAAACACCAAATCGGCTCTCTGAGGAAATGGTAAAGTGCATTACAGCAATATATTGCCAACTTGCTGAACCCCCTTTGTTAAATCATGGCATACCTACATCTCCGATTTCATTTTCATCATCGATGAGTGACTCTCCTCCCCAAGTCCAGTATTATGATAGGAGTACTCTCCAACACAGGGAAAACTCATCATTCAGTAAATGGAGAAGCAAAGCTTTTCATGTTGAAGATTCAAATGAACTAAGTGGAAGTTACTCTACAGTGACTGAAATTCAGGGAATTTGTAGAGATTCTTGGAGACTGAAAGGTGTTAAAGATATGCTGCAACATTTTAGGTTAGTGCTTGAATTCTTGTTTATGCACATCACAAATTTTCTCACCATGTCCATTCAACTTCTCCTATGCCTTGGGAATTTGGTTTTGTTATGTGTGATGCTAGTTTTATGATTGATTAAGGTTGTTCCACCATTTGATCTGCAAAGTACCTTCTGTTGCATAATGTAGAAGTATGTTCTAGATCTGATATTCGAAGATTAGCATTGTGTATGTCAGGACCTCGAACCTGAACGCTATATGGCAATGTACTGATCCATTCTTTTCTTGAAGTTGCGTTTCTGATGTTTTGTGTCTGCAGGTCCCTTGTCTCTCAGTTGGAAGAAGTTGATCCTAAAAAGCTAAAACACGAGGAGAAGTTAGCTTTCTGGATTAATGTACACAATGTGCTAGTGATGCATGTAATGATACACTACTTCCTAGTTTATATATCTTGTTATTATTTTCATTTTCTAAATTGTTAATGCCAAAAACCTTATTAACCCTGTTAATAATGCATTGTTATAGGTCTTTTTGGTGAATGGAATCCCCAGAAGTAATCTCAAGAGGACCTCCTTACTCTTAAAGGTAAAATAACAGATTCCATCAAGTGAATTTGCAAACAAGACTGTACTTTTCGATTTCATAAACTGAAAACTAGTGCATTGTCCAGGCTTCTTATGACATTGGAGGCCATACCATAAGTGTTGACATGATACAATGTTCGATATTAGGATGTCGTTTGCCTCGTCCTGGTCAAGTAGGTTGATGTTTTATTAGATTTTCAGTTCATGTACAACAGACATTTGATGAAGCTGATGTAAATCTCAATTCACTTGCAGTGGTTTCAGTCATTGTTATTCCCCAAGTCAAAAATCAAGGCTGGAGACCCAAGAAAAGCATACGCGATAAGGCGCCCTCAGCCTCTCCTAAAGTTTGCTTTAACTTCAGGAAGCTACTGTGATCCAATGGTAAAGTCTATCTaaatttgcaaaaaaaattaGATTGGCCCAGAACAGCCAGTTTTTCGACTTTTACTTAACTGCAGAAACACCACAAGGGCCATAACATAACTCACAACTTTTCTGCAGGTCCGAATATACACACCAAAGAAGCTATTCCAAGAACTTGAAATGGCAAAAGAAGAGTACATTCAGACGACGTGCAAGATACAGAATGAGAGGAAGATATTACTACCTAAAATCGTCGAATCTTATGCAAAGGAGTTGGGGTTATGCTCAGCCAGTCTGTTTAAGATGATTGAGCATTCAACATCCTACTATATGCTGCAAAAGAGCTTTCATCAGCCTCACCAAGACAGTAAACTCTCGAAGAAAATCGAATGGATCCCTCATAACTTCACTTTCCGGTATTTATTTGCACCAGAACTAGCCAGTATGTAAAGATACCTTACATTATAGGATTTTATGGATTCATATTTTGTGCCCTCACATGTACTGGATCATCCTTTTCATGTAAAACCGAACTGAGACCAAATATACTAGTACTCAGAATGTCTCGCTCGAAAGTAAGGTACGAGAAAAGCAGATGTACGCAGACCAGACCATATCCCCGCATGTAAACATTAATAATTATATGTAAATAGTTATTAATTGACGGTGAGCATAAGATACCGTTGGACCTTACTTTCACGTCTTAAGATTTTAGAATTTTAATTGATAGACAATTTTTATGATGGATAGATGAAATAACATAAAAGAATTATCTTACACGCGGATAAAGaacaatataaataattaatgttaatatttttttaaaaaaatcgccCGGATAAAACAAAAACCGGACCCTTCGGATATATTTGATTCAAAATCGCGGATAGATAGATACAACAAGAACCGGACCCCTTGGATATATTTGATTCAGTAATAAAGGTTTGAATTTCACCGgagagaatttatgattatgcctcctaaACCAGATCTTGTCGCTTAAGtgcggtttatcttggttcacgtcATTTGTAGGCTATTGCGTGATTCCGTGAGGCTTATCAAGTACGCACCCGAAAGATAGCGGTAAACACCCGAAAGTTAGCGGCCGCGAGGTCTCTAcgataaaaaaattatgttttagATATCAATCCATTCtctatgataaaaaaaatatgttTTAAGATATCAATCCACAGTATTTTTTGATGATGTTATGAAACTACTCAAGGAGGGCTATAACTAACAAGATTACAAAAATATCCCCTTAAAACATTGAACTGTACAAATTGATTTTGTCATCAACTTGTTAACATAATAATATCCACCATGGCGACCCATATCAGATAGGACTCAAGTTGTCAGCAATTTTATGTTTTTCAAGAATTGTAGATATAGATAAGTTGATAAAACAGGATACTTTCAAGTTTCATTGTAAACAAGTCAATTGCATCAGCAAATCCATGGGCAAGCCCAATGTATTTAAATGTCAAAACTTGGAAAAAATTGTTAAGTAACCGGTATATCTAAAATTTTAAGATAACAGAGAAAGTCGTCAAACATGATTTTACTCCTGAACCGAGTTCTAATATGTTAACTGTTAAGTAAACAGTTCGTCTAAAATATTAAGGTGGTAAAGAATGAACTCGCGGGATATTATAGTTTTTGACCAAAATTAACTACTTTAGTACAATGCATGTATTTGTTGGTTGGCCTTTGGGCAACCTTAAAGACCAATCTTCTTACTTTATATTTGTGTTGCATTACTGTTTGTATTTTTACAACTTTCattctaatatatttttaaacaCCTTCATTAGAATAATCCTCTGTCTTTTGCAATGAATCTGAATACCAAAACTCTTGCTTCAGATATTTCTCTGCTCATCTCCAATGGTTAGTGATTGGTTTTCTCTATCTCTGCATTTTTTTCCTAGTTAAACACATTCGCACATCTATCGTTAACAAGATGCAAACTCTCGACATCTCGTAAAAGGAGCGAGCAAGATATCACTGCACCTAAGGTGTTGGGTATATTTATGTTTTCTTGTTTCATTTTCTTTGATCTAATGATACTTATAGCAGGAACCAGTACACGGGGACTTTCGAATTCTTTCGACAATGTTCGGGCGGTAAAATCTGGAGGAGTTGATGATCTCGCAGGCTTTTCGTGGGCTAGAAGGGATGGATCTGGCTGTAGGCTTGTTTCTAGAACTCAGAGAATGATCACAAGTAATCTCATAATTTTACAGTTTCTTTCTTCTTGTACAGTTTGATTTGTTTGGTCAATGTATGTTAATCAGCTTTTATTTTCAAGGTATCAAGAAGAGAGAAAGTTTCGAAGTTAAAGCTTTTACAGAGGAGCAGGAAGCTCTGGTTGTTAAGTCATGGAATGTCATGAAGAAAGATGCAGCAGAACTAGGGCTTAAGTTCTTTCTAAAGTAACCATTCTCTCCTTTACATATTTTCTTgcaaaaccaaaccaaaccaaacgtACCACGTATATCCCGTAAAAGCAGGGTCTAGGGAGGGTATGATGTACGCAGCCTTCCCCTCATTCAGAAGAACGAAGAGGCTCTTTCCCAAAAGACCCCCCGGCTTGTGTGTGAACATGTGTAAATACTTGTGTGTGAATATTTTCTTGAAACAATGACCTAAATAACACATTAGGAAAGTGGTTGTTTTATGCATTTTAAGCCCACCTGTTTGCGAAAAAGAGTAAAATTACCTCACATTGTATGGAGTAGCACAATGCACATTACCTCTTCATTAGTGTTGAATTAATGATTTACTTCACAAACATTGAACTTGTTATAGAATTAATGTCATTAGTGTTGGTCAAATTTTGCAGGATATTCGAGATTGCCCCAACTGCAAAAAAGATGTTCAGTTTTTTGAAGGACTCGGACGTTCCTCTGGAGCAGAATACAAAACTCAAACCTCATGCTATGACTGTCTTTGTAATGGTCAGTTAATCTTCAAGACAATTGTATTAAATGTTTTATGTATATCATATCAATTACTCAATTTACAATCAGTAAATGCCTGCAAATACT
This sequence is a window from Apium graveolens cultivar Ventura chromosome 9, ASM990537v1, whole genome shotgun sequence. Protein-coding genes within it:
- the LOC141684649 gene encoding anaerobic nitrite reductase HB1-like isoform X2, yielding MNLNTKTLASDISLLISNGTSTRGLSNSFDNVRAVKSGGVDDLAGFSWARRDGSGCRLVSRTQRMITSIKKRESFEVKAFTEEQEALVVKSWNVMKKDAAELGLKFFLKIFEIAPTAKKMFSFLKDSDVPLEQNTKLKPHAMTVFVMTCETAVQLRKAGKVTVKESTLDDMGATHSRVGVVDEHFEVTKFALLETIKEAVPDMWSPEMKNAWGEAYDQLVITMKQRAPSPSSSI
- the LOC141682582 gene encoding uncharacterized protein LOC141682582; protein product: MEEDKLNVIFKASGYPHLPMGEIRSCNEARKRHFQSIDAQNPLVEKPAEDIIKEIAILEMEVKNLEKYLLSKYRKTFEKTASSYTSMDTMSKTTADTLDGSTEHIVKESSVLDSMTSRLPQAVIKNPANNCSGILRVQPLLDSSIQYRSHSSLSQSAACTYRISPPRATNAEAMHSFHSLPLSMLERVQDSSSVSLAEHLATVKSFDHVRETPNRLSEEMVKCITAIYCQLAEPPLLNHGIPTSPISFSSSMSDSPPQVQYYDRSTLQHRENSSFSKWRSKAFHVEDSNELSGSYSTVTEIQGICRDSWRLKGVKDMLQHFRSLVSQLEEVDPKKLKHEEKLAFWINVHNVLVMHVFLVNGIPRSNLKRTSLLLKASYDIGGHTISVDMIQCSILGCRLPRPGQWFQSLLFPKSKIKAGDPRKAYAIRRPQPLLKFALTSGSYCDPMVRIYTPKKLFQELEMAKEEYIQTTCKIQNERKILLPKIVESYAKELGLCSASLFKMIEHSTSYYMLQKSFHQPHQDSKLSKKIEWIPHNFTFRYLFAPELASM
- the LOC141684649 gene encoding anaerobic nitrite reductase HB1-like isoform X1; this translates as MNLNTKTLASDISLLISNAGTSTRGLSNSFDNVRAVKSGGVDDLAGFSWARRDGSGCRLVSRTQRMITSIKKRESFEVKAFTEEQEALVVKSWNVMKKDAAELGLKFFLKIFEIAPTAKKMFSFLKDSDVPLEQNTKLKPHAMTVFVMTCETAVQLRKAGKVTVKESTLDDMGATHSRVGVVDEHFEVTKFALLETIKEAVPDMWSPEMKNAWGEAYDQLVITMKQRAPSPSSSI